From Rubrivirga sp. SAORIC476, a single genomic window includes:
- a CDS encoding peptidylprolyl isomerase, translating to MFSPRLALLTFVAAAALAGCGGSRPTAEPVALGPDGTPIVASWSADTLTLRAFDEAYVAADGAIVDSTQTPLARRLDFLERYVDFRLKVLAAREAGYADDSAYVAEVAEYRDQLAGPYFTDRRVLDAIIADLYAKQAERIAVSHILFLMSPAERDTAAVYARATSLRDSIEAGLISFADAAAQYSEDPSAAENQGDIGWISGGRTVLAFEDAAYTTPVGEVSEPVRTRFGIHLVHPTAREADRPAISARHILISTSEEVSADSAEAVIASLRERVLAGEDFGDLAREYSDDPGSGSRGGDLGEFTRGRMVPPFEEAAFALATVGDVSQPVASRFGSHLIQLTGVAERPSFEEAYTNLRTLALRLPRTAVRRQAVGREYIAEVGGTYDEALVREAIDQYPADSVQQYVQSVGFGEYNDRTFATIGDSSYVLRDLALPLARQRYGPHPAGEMIEAIRAYVDEKAVEMALARLEDRDPEFARVFRSYADGVLLFRIAEDSVWTPAREDTDGLRAYFDARPGQFRWPERRRAVAFRAPSDSLLRAVAADLDAGMTPQAALAARQDLVDDDRLRLDTVYVADSTGSALDAVLSLRVGDRSEVILERAQRVLYVLEAIEPPRDKTFQEARAELITGYQDQVESEWEARLRARYDARTYPSRIPATSSVSLPEAEGPATVLSDGAR from the coding sequence ATGTTCTCCCCCCGCCTCGCCCTGCTCACGTTCGTCGCCGCCGCTGCCCTCGCCGGGTGTGGCGGATCCCGGCCGACCGCCGAGCCCGTCGCCCTCGGGCCGGACGGCACGCCCATCGTCGCCTCCTGGAGCGCAGACACGCTCACGCTCCGCGCCTTCGACGAGGCCTACGTCGCCGCTGACGGCGCCATCGTCGACTCCACGCAGACGCCGCTCGCACGCCGTCTCGACTTCCTGGAGCGCTACGTCGACTTCCGCCTCAAGGTGCTCGCCGCTCGCGAGGCGGGCTACGCCGACGACTCCGCCTACGTCGCCGAGGTGGCCGAGTACCGGGACCAGCTCGCCGGCCCCTACTTCACCGACCGCCGCGTCCTGGACGCCATCATCGCGGACCTCTACGCGAAGCAGGCCGAGCGCATCGCAGTCTCCCACATCCTCTTCCTGATGAGCCCGGCCGAGCGCGACACGGCCGCCGTCTACGCTCGCGCTACCTCCCTCCGGGATTCCATCGAGGCAGGCCTGATCTCGTTCGCCGACGCTGCGGCCCAGTATTCGGAGGACCCCTCCGCCGCGGAGAACCAGGGCGACATCGGCTGGATCTCCGGCGGGCGCACCGTCCTGGCGTTCGAGGACGCAGCCTACACCACGCCGGTCGGCGAGGTCTCGGAGCCCGTCCGCACCCGGTTCGGCATCCACCTCGTTCACCCGACCGCGCGTGAGGCCGACCGCCCGGCCATCTCGGCCCGCCACATCCTGATCAGCACCTCGGAGGAGGTCTCGGCCGATTCCGCCGAGGCGGTCATCGCGTCGCTGCGGGAGCGCGTGCTGGCGGGCGAGGACTTCGGCGACCTCGCACGGGAGTACTCCGACGACCCTGGCTCCGGCTCCCGCGGCGGCGACCTGGGCGAGTTCACGCGAGGCCGCATGGTGCCGCCGTTCGAGGAGGCCGCCTTCGCGCTCGCCACCGTGGGCGACGTGTCGCAGCCCGTCGCGTCGCGCTTCGGGTCGCACCTGATCCAGTTGACCGGCGTCGCCGAGCGGCCGTCGTTCGAGGAGGCCTACACGAACCTGCGGACGCTGGCCCTCCGCCTTCCCCGCACGGCCGTCCGCCGCCAGGCCGTCGGGCGTGAGTACATCGCCGAAGTGGGCGGGACGTACGACGAGGCGCTCGTCCGCGAGGCCATCGACCAGTACCCGGCCGACTCGGTGCAGCAGTACGTCCAGAGCGTCGGCTTCGGGGAGTACAACGACCGGACGTTCGCGACCATCGGGGACTCCAGCTACGTGCTCCGCGACCTCGCGCTGCCGCTGGCCCGCCAGCGCTACGGGCCGCACCCGGCCGGTGAGATGATCGAGGCCATCCGCGCGTACGTCGACGAGAAGGCGGTCGAGATGGCGCTCGCGCGCCTGGAGGACCGCGACCCCGAGTTCGCCCGTGTCTTCCGGAGCTACGCCGACGGCGTGCTGCTCTTTCGCATCGCCGAGGACAGCGTCTGGACGCCCGCCCGCGAGGACACCGACGGGCTGCGGGCCTACTTCGACGCCCGCCCCGGCCAGTTCCGCTGGCCCGAGCGCCGTCGCGCGGTCGCCTTCCGGGCGCCGTCGGACTCGCTCCTCCGCGCCGTCGCCGCCGACCTCGACGCAGGGATGACGCCCCAGGCCGCCCTCGCCGCACGTCAGGACCTGGTCGACGACGACCGGCTCCGCCTCGATACCGTCTACGTGGCCGACTCGACGGGCTCCGCGCTCGACGCGGTGCTGTCGCTGCGCGTCGGCGACCGGAGCGAGGTGATTCTGGAGCGTGCCCAGCGCGTCCTCTACGTGCTGGAGGCCATCGAGCCGCCGCGCGACAAGACCTTCCAGGAGGCCCGCGCCGAGCTCATCACGGGCTACCAGGACCAGGTGGAGTCGGAGTGGGAGGCGCGCCTCCGGGCCCGCTACGACGCCCGCACCTACCCGTCGCGCATCCCGGCGACCTCGTCGGTTTCCCTGCCCGAGGCGGAGGGACCCGCGACGGTCCTCTCCGACGGCGCCCGGTAG
- a CDS encoding peptidylprolyl isomerase: MSLRLSLLALLALGACSDAPSADAPGGGETVARVGDARLTEGDVANALGDGPVGLDSVTAREQVIEQWVQRELLVQEARRQGLPDDPGVRRRLADAERATLEMAALAAFFDQAPPTPSEADLQAYYDRHSEALALREPYVRLRHLRLAAPTRATEARASLDRAIASPFPDSLFALVAREYADDPDGAIAFAREYVSEARLAALDETLGERVAGLSAGGQGTAIPIGPTVHLVQVIDRVPAGTVPPFRLVRDELAERLGIQMRRDAEARLIQRLRSEAQAAGRLDVP, from the coding sequence ATGTCGCTGCGCCTTTCCCTGCTCGCGCTCCTGGCGCTCGGCGCGTGTTCGGACGCACCGAGCGCCGACGCGCCCGGCGGCGGGGAGACCGTCGCCCGTGTCGGCGACGCCCGCCTGACGGAGGGCGACGTCGCGAATGCACTCGGCGACGGACCGGTGGGGCTGGACAGCGTCACAGCCCGTGAGCAGGTCATCGAGCAGTGGGTGCAGCGCGAGTTGCTGGTGCAGGAAGCCCGGCGCCAGGGCCTCCCCGACGACCCGGGCGTGCGCCGACGCCTCGCGGACGCAGAGCGCGCGACGCTGGAGATGGCGGCCCTCGCGGCATTCTTCGACCAGGCCCCGCCGACCCCATCGGAGGCGGACCTCCAGGCGTACTACGACCGCCACAGCGAGGCGCTCGCGCTCCGGGAGCCGTACGTGCGCCTCCGGCACCTCCGGCTCGCCGCGCCGACGCGCGCCACCGAGGCCCGGGCCTCGCTCGACCGCGCCATCGCCTCTCCCTTCCCAGACTCGCTGTTCGCCCTCGTCGCCCGCGAGTACGCCGACGACCCCGACGGCGCCATCGCGTTCGCCCGCGAGTATGTCTCGGAGGCCCGCCTCGCCGCCCTCGACGAGACGCTGGGCGAGCGCGTCGCCGGGCTCTCGGCCGGTGGCCAGGGGACCGCGATCCCCATCGGGCCGACGGTGCATCTCGTGCAGGTGATCGACCGCGTGCCCGCGGGCACGGTCCCCCCCTTCCGGCTCGTCCGCGACGAGTTGGCCGAGCGGTTGGGCATCCAGATGCGCCGCGACGCCGAGGCGCGCCTCATCCAGCGGCTCCGCTCCGAGGCCCAGGCCGCCGGGCGCCTCGACGTGCCCTGA
- a CDS encoding 1-acyl-sn-glycerol-3-phosphate acyltransferase, which produces MSPSPGASADAVRVLPVDVLLPALPPSVPRQGHPAWLRALGRGVMRVLGWRFVGGFADVPRQVIIGAPHTSNLDGLVGLAAAAACDIGVQVFAKRQLFWGPLGVTLRAFGGVPVDRDAPVGLVEHAAAALRPGRAGIVAITPEGTRSAVPRWKTGFHRIALAADVPIAIVAIDWGRKEIGVTGTLVPTGDLDADLAAIGHLLDGVQGRHPDRATLPA; this is translated from the coding sequence GTGTCTCCATCCCCTGGTGCATCGGCGGACGCGGTCCGCGTGCTCCCTGTCGATGTCCTGCTGCCTGCGCTCCCGCCGTCCGTGCCCCGGCAGGGCCACCCCGCCTGGCTGCGGGCGCTAGGCCGCGGCGTGATGCGCGTGCTCGGCTGGCGCTTCGTCGGCGGCTTCGCGGACGTGCCCCGGCAGGTGATCATCGGCGCCCCCCACACGTCCAACCTCGACGGGCTCGTGGGGCTGGCCGCCGCTGCGGCATGCGACATCGGCGTGCAGGTGTTCGCCAAGCGCCAGTTGTTTTGGGGACCCCTCGGGGTGACGCTGCGTGCATTCGGTGGCGTGCCCGTGGACCGGGACGCGCCGGTCGGCCTGGTCGAGCACGCCGCGGCCGCGCTGCGACCGGGGCGGGCGGGCATCGTCGCGATCACCCCGGAGGGCACGCGGAGCGCCGTGCCGCGCTGGAAGACGGGCTTCCACCGGATCGCGCTCGCGGCCGACGTGCCGATCGCGATCGTCGCCATCGACTGGGGGCGCAAGGAGATCGGTGTCACCGGCACGCTCGTCCCGACCGGTGACCTCGACGCCGATCTGGCGGCCATCGGTCATCTCCTCGACGGCGTCCAGGGCCGCCACCCCGACCGGGCGACGCTGCCAGCCTAA
- a CDS encoding MoxR family ATPase, whose product MPIDPRDPTAVSALADSYRQLRAEVGRVVIGQEDAVEGLVVALLARGHALLVGVPGLAKTLLIRTLADALELSFRRIQFTPDLMPSDITGTEVVEEDPATGRRAFRFVQGPVFANVVLADEINRTPPKTQAALLEAMQEGHVTAAGETVELPKPFFVLATQNPIEQEGTYPLPEAQLDRFMLNLWLDYPPFADEVAIVKSTTSGGAQAISPVLSAEDLAAFQALVRNAPVADHVVEHAVRLAARTRPGREGAPDFVTQYLSYGAGPRASQYLVLGAKALALLDGRVTPLAEDVDRMAVAVLRHRIVTNFNAEAEGVSGVDIIGRLVGMD is encoded by the coding sequence ATGCCGATCGACCCCCGCGACCCCACCGCCGTCTCTGCCCTGGCCGACAGCTACCGACAGCTCCGCGCCGAGGTGGGCCGGGTCGTGATCGGGCAGGAGGACGCCGTCGAGGGCCTCGTCGTGGCGCTGCTCGCCCGCGGCCACGCGCTGCTCGTGGGCGTCCCCGGCCTCGCCAAGACGCTCCTCATCCGGACGCTGGCTGACGCGCTGGAGCTCTCGTTCCGCCGCATCCAGTTCACGCCGGACCTGATGCCGAGCGACATCACGGGCACCGAGGTGGTCGAGGAGGACCCGGCGACCGGCCGCCGCGCGTTCCGGTTCGTTCAGGGCCCGGTGTTCGCGAACGTGGTCCTGGCGGACGAGATCAACCGGACGCCGCCCAAGACGCAGGCGGCGCTCCTGGAGGCGATGCAGGAAGGCCACGTGACCGCTGCGGGCGAGACCGTGGAGCTACCGAAGCCCTTCTTCGTGCTCGCCACCCAGAACCCGATCGAGCAGGAGGGCACGTACCCGCTGCCCGAAGCCCAGCTCGACCGGTTCATGCTGAACCTCTGGCTGGACTACCCGCCCTTCGCCGACGAGGTCGCCATCGTCAAGAGCACCACCTCGGGTGGGGCCCAGGCGATCTCGCCCGTGCTCTCGGCCGAGGACTTGGCCGCGTTCCAGGCACTCGTCCGCAACGCGCCCGTGGCCGACCATGTCGTCGAGCACGCCGTCCGCCTGGCGGCGCGCACTCGCCCCGGCCGCGAGGGCGCGCCGGATTTCGTGACGCAGTACCTGTCCTACGGCGCGGGCCCGCGGGCGAGCCAGTACCTCGTGCTCGGCGCGAAGGCGCTCGCGCTGCTCGACGGACGGGTGACGCCGTTGGCGGAGGACGTCGACCGGATGGCGGTCGCTGTCCTGCGCCACCGCATCGTGACCAACTTCAACGCCGAGGCGGAGGGCGTCTCGGGCGTCGACATCATCGGGCGGCTGGTGGGAATGGACTGA
- the ribE gene encoding 6,7-dimethyl-8-ribityllumazine synthase: MSTTFQGSLVSPSGARYAIVASRFNEAITRRLLDGATEALVRHGADADAIDVAWCPGAFEIPLVAQQLAQTGTYDAVLCLGAVIRGATAHFDYVASGVASGCQQVALATGVPVMFGVLTVDTLDQAWERAGTKAGNKGAEAAAAAVEMVNLAGHIGR; the protein is encoded by the coding sequence ATGTCCACGACCTTCCAAGGATCCCTCGTCTCGCCCAGCGGCGCGCGCTACGCGATCGTCGCGAGCCGGTTCAACGAGGCCATCACCCGCCGCCTCCTGGACGGCGCCACCGAGGCGCTCGTCCGTCACGGCGCCGACGCTGACGCGATCGACGTGGCGTGGTGCCCCGGCGCCTTCGAGATCCCGCTCGTCGCCCAGCAGCTGGCGCAGACCGGCACCTACGACGCGGTGCTGTGTCTCGGCGCCGTCATCCGCGGCGCGACGGCGCACTTCGACTACGTCGCCTCGGGCGTCGCGAGCGGCTGCCAGCAGGTCGCGCTCGCGACCGGCGTGCCGGTGATGTTCGGCGTGCTCACCGTCGACACGCTCGACCAGGCGTGGGAACGGGCCGGGACGAAGGCGGGCAACAAGGGCGCCGAGGCGGCCGCGGCGGCCGTCGAGATGGTGAACCTCGCCGGCCACATCGGCCGCTAG
- a CDS encoding two-component regulator propeller domain-containing protein produces MRISLAFAVICLLAVPGRAQSALGWEAYPAFTEVSAVASASDGLWAASDGGVFFYDTASGELRTATAATGLRGGAVGAVAVDDARGALWIGYRDGVLERLDAETLEARAFFEIRRADQYPARGIRRIVVRGDVLYVATDFGVVVFDAAGERVLNAYARFADQEAGTPVNDVLEAPLSTGAPGLWVATDGGVFTASRDADNLQAPGSWTRETGFEGPALSIAAFDGTVYVGGGMDGARDLYRRSASGTYDRQLFINNPITSLAGTPGRLFASAPSFVYALLPPGQPSSFYRIAGAGALTGVVVGPDGTPWAGDGAIGLFSLPAAPQPGENVVTPDPVAPPGPLSTNIVDIDVDDDGTLWAVTERLESGVFASVNRFEDGAWTAFRTDDPSIDVVRASLISASVGPDGTFYAGSAGDGVSVFRDGSPATYRESNSSLQSAIGTTDFVVVRDVAVDDQDAAWVLNVSARPLHRFDGETWRGFGYPSGIPSGAEAFRIAIDRLGQKWLALGSNGLGVWDTGADPLSAADDRATRFAGEGSNGVGLPSADVRDVVLGGDGRIWIGTARGVASVFRPLDAFSADPGLAAPQWPLTEDGTSYLLRDVEVYDLDVDPAGQIWVGTSSGAYLIDAEGTGLVRTLTAETSPLPSDPVFAVSVDPSSGRVYFVTAEGLFSAPGDATRQTPGSDALAATPSPYRPAMDASGVVVSGLPSAVSQVRVMTVAGDVVYAAEVRGGSFRWNGRDTSGLPVPSGVYLVAASGSDGSSTFGKVAVIR; encoded by the coding sequence ATGAGGATCTCGCTCGCGTTCGCCGTCATCTGCCTGCTCGCCGTCCCCGGCCGGGCACAGTCCGCCCTCGGCTGGGAGGCCTACCCGGCGTTCACCGAGGTGTCGGCCGTCGCGTCGGCGTCGGACGGGCTCTGGGCCGCCAGCGACGGCGGGGTCTTCTTCTACGACACGGCCTCGGGCGAACTGCGGACCGCCACGGCGGCGACGGGGCTCCGCGGCGGTGCGGTCGGCGCCGTAGCGGTCGACGACGCGCGGGGAGCGCTCTGGATCGGCTATCGTGACGGCGTCCTGGAGCGCCTCGACGCCGAGACGTTGGAGGCTCGGGCCTTCTTCGAGATCCGCCGCGCCGACCAGTACCCCGCACGAGGCATCCGCCGCATCGTCGTGCGAGGCGACGTCCTGTACGTGGCGACCGACTTCGGCGTGGTGGTGTTCGACGCCGCCGGGGAACGGGTCCTGAACGCCTACGCCCGCTTCGCGGACCAGGAGGCCGGAACGCCGGTCAATGATGTGCTGGAAGCCCCCCTCTCCACGGGCGCCCCCGGGCTGTGGGTCGCCACCGACGGCGGGGTGTTCACGGCCTCCCGCGACGCCGACAACCTCCAGGCACCGGGGTCTTGGACCCGCGAGACCGGATTCGAGGGGCCTGCACTGAGCATCGCCGCGTTCGACGGGACGGTGTACGTCGGCGGGGGCATGGATGGTGCCCGCGACCTCTACCGGCGGTCCGCCTCCGGGACCTACGACCGGCAGTTGTTCATCAACAACCCCATCACGTCGCTCGCGGGCACGCCCGGTCGCCTCTTCGCATCGGCCCCCTCGTTCGTCTACGCCCTCCTCCCGCCCGGCCAGCCTTCGTCGTTCTACCGGATCGCCGGGGCGGGTGCCCTGACGGGCGTCGTAGTCGGGCCCGACGGCACCCCGTGGGCAGGCGACGGCGCGATCGGTCTGTTCAGCCTTCCAGCGGCTCCTCAACCCGGTGAGAACGTCGTCACTCCGGACCCCGTCGCGCCCCCGGGCCCCCTCTCGACCAACATCGTCGACATCGACGTGGACGACGACGGGACGCTCTGGGCGGTCACCGAGCGGCTGGAGTCGGGCGTGTTCGCCTCGGTGAACCGGTTCGAGGACGGCGCATGGACGGCATTCCGCACCGACGACCCGTCCATCGACGTGGTCCGCGCGTCTCTGATCTCGGCCTCGGTCGGCCCCGACGGCACGTTCTACGCGGGGTCGGCAGGCGATGGCGTGAGCGTCTTCCGCGATGGCAGCCCCGCGACCTACCGTGAGTCCAACTCGTCGCTGCAATCCGCCATCGGCACCACCGACTTCGTGGTCGTCCGCGATGTGGCCGTGGACGATCAGGACGCGGCCTGGGTGCTGAACGTCTCCGCCCGCCCTCTGCACCGCTTCGATGGCGAGACGTGGCGCGGGTTCGGCTACCCCAGCGGCATCCCGTCCGGCGCGGAGGCATTCCGGATCGCCATCGACCGGTTGGGGCAGAAGTGGCTCGCGCTCGGCTCCAACGGCCTCGGCGTGTGGGACACCGGCGCCGACCCGCTCTCGGCGGCCGACGACCGCGCGACGCGCTTCGCGGGCGAGGGGAGCAACGGCGTCGGGCTGCCCAGCGCGGATGTGCGCGACGTGGTGCTCGGCGGCGACGGGCGCATCTGGATCGGCACGGCCCGCGGTGTCGCGTCCGTCTTCCGACCTCTCGACGCCTTCTCGGCCGACCCGGGCCTCGCCGCGCCGCAGTGGCCCCTCACCGAGGACGGCACCAGCTACCTCCTCCGAGACGTGGAGGTGTACGACCTCGACGTGGACCCGGCGGGCCAGATCTGGGTCGGCACGTCCTCCGGGGCCTACCTGATCGACGCCGAGGGGACGGGCCTCGTCCGCACCCTGACCGCTGAGACGAGCCCGCTCCCCAGCGATCCGGTGTTCGCCGTCTCCGTCGACCCGTCGTCCGGCCGGGTCTACTTCGTCACCGCGGAGGGCCTCTTCAGTGCGCCTGGCGACGCGACACGCCAGACGCCGGGCTCGGACGCGCTCGCGGCCACGCCGTCGCCGTACCGCCCGGCGATGGACGCCTCGGGCGTGGTGGTGAGCGGGCTGCCGAGCGCCGTCTCTCAGGTCCGCGTCATGACCGTCGCGGGCGACGTGGTCTACGCGGCCGAGGTCCGGGGCGGGTCCTTCCGGTGGAACGGCCGCGACACGAGCGGCCTGCCGGTGCCGTCCGGCGTCTACCTCGTGGCAGCCTCCGGCTCCGACGGCTCGTCGACGTTCGGGAAGGTGGCCGTCATCCGGTAG
- a CDS encoding peptidylprolyl isomerase, which translates to MRSILTALLILAAASGAVAQPVAPGARLDGIAAVVGEQVVLYSEVDALVQQSTPQGQTPPPDFWSRALDRLVDQRVVIARARQDTTLNITDDIVDQRVDAQVAQLSAQVGGDAALEQAYGRSLDEVKISIRDDVRDELLLQQYQARRMREVVITPGEVRAWFERIPETERPVVPELVRVAHIVRIPSTDEAGRASLRAFADALRDSVLAGQATIEELANRHSADPGNTNRDGTKNGGLYTTLRLTDLEPRFQAAAAAAEIGTLSPVFETPFGYHFLRVNSRDGNRLSFNHVLLQVEVGEAEGQAAREYLSVLRDSVLAGTPFEAIARRQSEDPASAPRGGYVSVPQTRQRDLSVEGLGPEWRATIDSLEVGEISEPAPVTLADASGTRAFHIVLLQKRTPAHPLSVTDDYALLSQYALQEKQNEVLAEWVGDLRETVYVDIRAERYQPPSGG; encoded by the coding sequence ATGCGTTCGATCCTCACCGCCCTTCTGATTCTCGCCGCCGCCTCTGGCGCCGTGGCCCAGCCCGTCGCCCCAGGCGCCCGGCTCGACGGCATCGCCGCCGTCGTCGGCGAGCAGGTCGTGCTGTACTCCGAGGTCGACGCCCTCGTGCAGCAGTCGACGCCGCAGGGCCAGACGCCGCCGCCGGACTTCTGGAGCCGCGCCCTCGACCGCCTCGTGGACCAGCGCGTCGTGATCGCGCGGGCGCGCCAGGACACGACCCTCAACATCACCGACGACATCGTCGACCAGCGCGTCGACGCGCAGGTGGCGCAGCTCTCGGCCCAGGTCGGCGGAGACGCCGCGCTGGAGCAGGCCTACGGGCGCTCGCTCGACGAGGTCAAGATCTCCATCCGGGACGACGTGCGCGACGAGCTGCTGCTCCAGCAGTACCAGGCCCGCCGGATGCGCGAGGTCGTCATCACGCCGGGCGAGGTCCGCGCGTGGTTCGAGCGCATCCCCGAGACCGAGCGGCCCGTGGTGCCCGAGCTGGTGCGCGTGGCCCACATCGTCCGCATCCCGTCCACCGACGAGGCAGGGCGTGCCTCCCTGCGCGCCTTCGCCGACGCGCTCCGCGACTCAGTCCTCGCCGGGCAGGCGACCATCGAGGAACTCGCCAACCGCCACTCGGCGGACCCCGGCAACACCAACCGCGACGGCACGAAGAACGGCGGCCTCTACACGACGCTCCGGCTGACGGACCTGGAGCCGCGCTTCCAGGCGGCGGCGGCGGCAGCCGAGATCGGCACCCTCTCGCCCGTCTTCGAGACGCCGTTCGGCTACCACTTCCTGCGCGTCAACTCGCGGGACGGCAACCGGCTCTCGTTCAACCACGTGCTCCTGCAGGTGGAGGTGGGCGAGGCGGAGGGGCAGGCCGCCCGCGAGTACCTGTCGGTGCTCCGCGACTCGGTGCTCGCCGGAACGCCCTTCGAGGCCATCGCGCGGCGCCAGTCCGAGGATCCCGCCAGCGCACCCCGCGGCGGCTACGTCTCGGTACCGCAGACACGCCAGCGCGACCTCTCGGTCGAGGGCCTCGGCCCCGAGTGGCGAGCGACCATCGACTCGCTGGAGGTCGGCGAGATCAGCGAGCCCGCGCCGGTCACCCTGGCCGACGCCTCGGGCACGCGCGCCTTCCACATCGTCCTCCTCCAGAAGCGGACCCCCGCCCACCCGCTCTCCGTCACCGACGACTACGCGTTGCTGAGCCAGTACGCGCTTCAGGAGAAACAGAACGAGGTGCTCGCTGAGTGGGTCGGCGACCTCCGGGAGACGGTCTACGTCGACATCCGCGCCGAGCGGTACCAGCCGCCGTCGGGCGGATAG
- a CDS encoding aminotransferase class V-fold PLP-dependent enzyme — protein MLDLSAHFAVPPSPAVELRAFTHGLMPRTVPDLMAGFCADWAERGVDAWNRVPDRWGLGRETGWWALPTDLADAYVAPLLSAPVGTCILQPNVFTTVQALLSCDGPFDGRDEVVLTANAFPSVRHSAQRWDGLRDLRPVEVPAGPDGFLDLDAIADAITDRTAWVFVSHVGFATGEVIPNEALRALAEVAHRHGALLAVDGYHATASYPVGVDAIGADVYLGGLLKEACGSSGNAYLYVRPGLDLRPRLSGWFGDADPFGFRPSPADHPEVRRRFLGGTTAVASMYHAVEGVRVLLDAGLEAVRADTLAKGDHALRRADALGLTVRSPREDARRGAMIVLEVAEADAMVRWLKTQDVYVDARRGEVVRFAPFVWNTPAEVDRLFDALGEGLASGAHRALALADEGGPVT, from the coding sequence GTGCTGGACCTCTCCGCCCACTTCGCCGTCCCCCCATCGCCCGCCGTCGAACTGCGCGCCTTTACGCACGGGCTGATGCCGCGGACGGTGCCCGACCTCATGGCGGGCTTCTGCGCGGACTGGGCCGAGCGCGGCGTCGACGCCTGGAACCGGGTGCCCGACCGCTGGGGGCTAGGCCGCGAAACCGGCTGGTGGGCGCTCCCGACGGACCTCGCCGACGCCTACGTGGCGCCGCTCCTGTCCGCACCGGTGGGCACCTGCATCCTGCAGCCCAACGTCTTCACGACCGTCCAGGCGCTGCTGTCGTGTGATGGCCCCTTCGACGGACGCGACGAGGTGGTGTTGACTGCCAACGCCTTCCCGTCCGTCCGCCACTCCGCTCAACGGTGGGACGGGCTCCGCGACCTCCGCCCCGTCGAGGTGCCCGCCGGGCCCGACGGCTTCCTCGACCTCGACGCCATCGCGGACGCCATCACCGACCGGACGGCCTGGGTGTTCGTCTCCCACGTCGGCTTCGCGACCGGGGAGGTGATCCCGAACGAGGCCCTCCGCGCGCTCGCCGAGGTGGCCCACCGGCACGGCGCGCTGCTCGCGGTCGACGGCTACCACGCGACGGCCTCGTACCCGGTCGGCGTGGATGCCATCGGGGCGGATGTCTACCTCGGCGGGCTGCTGAAGGAGGCGTGCGGGTCGAGCGGCAACGCGTACCTCTACGTCCGCCCCGGCCTGGACCTGCGCCCGCGCCTGAGCGGCTGGTTCGGCGATGCCGACCCGTTCGGCTTCCGGCCCTCCCCTGCCGACCACCCCGAGGTCCGCCGCCGCTTCCTGGGCGGCACGACCGCCGTCGCGTCGATGTACCACGCCGTCGAGGGCGTCCGCGTGCTGCTGGACGCCGGCCTGGAGGCTGTCCGCGCCGACACCCTAGCCAAGGGGGACCATGCGCTGCGCCGCGCCGACGCGCTCGGCCTGACCGTCCGCTCGCCCCGCGAGGACGCCCGACGCGGCGCCATGATCGTGCTGGAAGTGGCCGAGGCGGATGCCATGGTCCGATGGCTCAAGACGCAGGACGTGTACGTAGACGCCCGGCGCGGCGAGGTCGTCCGCTTTGCCCCGTTCGTGTGGAACACCCCGGCCGAGGTGGATCGCCTGTTCGACGCGCTCGGCGAGGGGCTCGCGTCCGGCGCCCACCGCGCGCTCGCCCTGGCCGACGAGGGCGGCCCCGTCACGTAA
- a CDS encoding sigma-70 family RNA polymerase sigma factor, translating to MTSSLQTAVERYAAERDAEGPRMDMYARAVAVAALPLVRSLSRRVALPDHPLASYADLENAGMLGMLQALGSYDPSRGTPFASFAYGRIRGSLVDFLRTIDCLSRDRRRRVAEASRAAQTLQQELGDEPRAAQVADRLGVSVRAYHRLLGDAQQRFALSLFDGQGTDRPSPIDTLPAPDVEAADASAERRSLYGFVEALVETLPEREQRIVHLYFFEGLTLREIAGEFHLTEARISQILSKTLRTLRGHMDHHAVAA from the coding sequence ATGACCTCTTCGCTCCAGACTGCCGTCGAACGCTACGCCGCCGAGCGCGACGCCGAAGGCCCCCGAATGGACATGTACGCCCGCGCCGTGGCCGTGGCCGCGCTGCCGCTCGTCCGCTCTCTGTCCCGCCGCGTGGCGCTCCCGGACCACCCGCTGGCGTCCTACGCCGACCTCGAGAACGCGGGCATGCTGGGCATGCTGCAGGCCCTCGGCAGCTACGACCCGTCCCGCGGCACGCCGTTCGCGTCGTTCGCCTACGGCCGCATCCGTGGGTCCCTGGTCGACTTCCTCCGCACCATCGACTGCCTGAGCCGCGACCGCCGTCGCCGCGTCGCGGAGGCCTCGCGAGCCGCGCAGACGCTCCAGCAGGAACTCGGCGACGAGCCCCGCGCCGCGCAGGTCGCCGACCGCCTCGGCGTCTCCGTCCGCGCCTACCACCGCCTCCTCGGCGATGCCCAGCAGCGCTTCGCGCTGTCGCTCTTCGACGGCCAGGGCACCGACCGCCCCTCCCCCATCGACACGCTTCCCGCGCCGGACGTGGAGGCCGCCGACGCCAGCGCCGAGCGCCGCTCGCTGTACGGCTTCGTGGAGGCGCTCGTCGAGACGCTCCCCGAGCGCGAGCAGCGGATCGTCCACCTGTACTTCTTCGAGGGCCTCACGCTCCGCGAGATCGCGGGCGAGTTCCACCTCACCGAGGCACGCATCTCGCAGATCCTCTCCAAGACGCTCCGCACGCTGCGCGGGCACATGGACCATCACGCGGTGGCTGCCTAG